The following proteins are encoded in a genomic region of Gouania willdenowi chromosome 6, fGouWil2.1, whole genome shotgun sequence:
- the LOC114465429 gene encoding trace amine-associated receptor 13c-like, translated as MEDQLCFPELLNTSCTKPATPQTKDVLLQVVLSLVSVLTTALNLLVIISISHFKQLHSPTNLLLLSLAVSDFLVGLLLMPTEIISTQFCWFLGDVVCVLYLITDFVITSSSIGNMVLISIDRFLAVCEPLHYHSRVTLGRTEMCICLCWLCSFLYNTTFILNDLFGESKLHKTCRGECYIVLSYITGTVDFVITFIGPICVIIVLYMRVFVVAVSQARAMHSHITAATHQPSRTLMVNKSEMKAAKILGVVVVVFIICLCPLYAPSLSGENIEESTSSSPFNLWLLYLNSCLNPIIYAMFYPWFRKSVKLIVTLKMLQPNSRHAKLL; from the exons ATGGAGGATCAGCTCTGCTTTCCAGAGCTCCTCAACACCTCCTGCACAAAGCCTGCGACGCCGCAGACAAAAGACGTGCTCCTTCAGGTTGTTCTTTCCCTCGTCTCCGTGCTCACCACTGCTCTCAACCTGCTGGTCATCATCTCCATCTCACACTTCAA GCAGCTCCACAGCCCCACCAACCTCCTCTTACTCTCCCTGGCTGTGTCAGACTTTCTTGTAGGCCTTCTGCTGATGCCAACTGAAATCATTTCCACTCAGTTCTGCTGGTTCCTGGGTGACGTTGTGTGTGTTCTTTATTTAATCACTGACTTTGTCATCACCTCCTCATCTATAGGAAACATGGTGCTCATATCCATTGACCGTTTTCTGGCTGTGTGTGAACCCTTGCATTACCACAGCAGAGTCACTCTGGGCAGAACTGAGATGTGTATCTGTCTCTGTTGGTTGTGCTCTTTTCTCTATAACACCACTTTCATCCTAAATGACTTATTTGGGGAGTCCAAACTGCACAAAACCTGTCGGGGAGAGTGTTACATTGTCCTCAGCTACATCACAGGGACTGTGGATTTTGTTATTACCTTCATTGGCCCCATCTGTGTGATCATAGTGTTGTACATGAGAGTGTTTGtggtggctgtgtctcaggctCGGGCCATGCACTCACACATCACCGCTGCCACACATCAACCCTCCAGGACTTTGATGGTGAACAAGTCAGAGATGAAAGCAGCCAAAATTCtgggtgttgttgttgttgtgtttataataTGTTTATGTCCATTATATGCCCCATCTCTTTCAGGTGAGAACATAGAGGAGAGCACCTCATCCTCTCCATTTAACCTCTGGCTGCTGTACTTGAACTCATGTTTGAATCCCATCATTTATGCCATGTTTTACCCGTGGTTTAGAAAATCTGTCAAGCTTATTGTTACACTTAAAATGCTGCAGCCAAACTCCCGCCATGCTAAATTATTATAG
- the LOC114465550 gene encoding trace amine-associated receptor 13c-like: MEDQLCFPELLNTSCTKPATPQTKDVLLQVVLSLVSVLTTALNLLVIISISHFKQLHSPTNLLLLSLAVSDFLVGLLLMPTEILSTQFCWFLGDVVCVLFLITDFVITSSSIGNMVLISIDRFLAVCEPLHYHSRVTLGRTEMCICLCWLCSVLYNTTLILNDFFGESKLHKTCRGECYIVLSYITVTVDFVITFIGPICVIIVLYMRVFLVAVSQARAMHSHITAATHQPSRTLMVNKSEMKAAKILGVVVVVFIICLCPLYAPSLSGEDVEESTSSSPFNLWLLYLNSSLNPIIYAMFYPWFRKSVKLIVTLKMLQPNSRHAKLL, translated from the exons ATGGAGGATCAGCTCTGCTTTCCAGAGCTCCTCAACACCTCCTGCACAAAGCCTGCGACGCCGCAGACAAAAGACGTGCTCCTTCAGGTTGTTCTTTCCCTCGTCTCCGTGCTCACCACTGCTCTCAACCTGCTGGTCATCATCTCCATCTCACACTTCAA GCAGCTCCACAGCCCCACCAACCTCCTCTTACTCTCCCTGGCTGTGTCAGACTTTCTTGTAGGCCTTCTGCTGATGCCAACTGAAATCCTTTCCACTCAGTTCTGCTGGTTCCTGGGTGACgttgtgtgtgttctttttttaatcactgaCTTTGTCATCACCTCCTCATCAATAGGAAACATGGTGCTCATATCCATTGACCGTTTTCTGGCTGTGTGTGAACCCTTGCATTACCACAGCAGAGTCACTCTGGGCAGAACTGAGATGTGTATCTGTCTCTGTTGGTTGTGCTCTGTTCTTTATAACACCACTTTAATCCTAAATGACTTTTTTGGGGAGTCCAAACTGCACAAAACCTGTCGGGGAGAGTGTTACATTGTCCTCAGCTACATCACAGTGACTGTGGATTTTGTTATTACCTTCATTGGCCCCATCTGTGTGATCATAGTGTTGTACATGAGAGTGTTTTtggtggctgtgtctcaggctCGGGCCATGCACTCACACATCACCGCTGCCACACATCAACCCTCCAGGACTTTGATGGTGAACAAGTCAGAGATGAAAGCTGCCAAAATTCTGGgtgttgttgtagttgtgtttATAATATGTTTATGTCCATTATATGCCCCATCTCTTTCAGGTGAGGACGTAGAGGAGAGCACCTCATCCTCTCCATTTAACCTCTGGCTGCTGTACTTGAACTCATCTTTGAATCCCATCATTTATGCCATGTTTTACCCGTGGTTTAGAAAATCTGTCAAGCTTATTGTTACACTTAAAATGCTGCAGCCAAACTCCCGCCATGCTAAATTATTATAA